The Candidatus Cloacimonas sp. genome contains the following window.
AGCGGGCAGGCGCTCCAGATGCTTCACACAGATAATATAATCAATTTTAATCTTCCTGCCAAACAATTTTTCCATCCAGCATCGTTAGTTCGCTTTTTGCTTCTAACCAGAAAGAAGCTGGATAGTTCCGATAGTCCCGAATAACAAGCAAATCTGCTAATTTACCGTTTTCTATGGAACCGCGTTCTTTTTCGCTTTTAGAGGATTTTGCTGCTCCAATCGTGTAGCCCAAAATTGCTTCTATTGCAGTGAGGGATTGTTCAGGTCTAAATTGAGGCAAAGCAGGATTATTGTCAGTTCTTCTTTCCAGTGCACAATAAATACCCTGAAAAGGATTGATGGTTTCCACAGGTGTGTCTGAACCGAAAGCATAAGGAATTCCTGCTGTAATTATGCTTTTTAATGAATATGCCTGTTCCTTAGATTCCTTCCAGTGTTTTTTTATCAGCGGAACATCATTGGCAATATGAATTGGTTGCAGAGAAGCGAAGAGTCCCGATTTTTGCAATAAAGGGATGTCTTCGTTCCGAATTGCCTGAATATGTTCAATACGGTTAAAAAGTTGCTTAAATCTACCGGTTGCTTTTAACCTTAAAGCACAATCAATTACCTGCTTTACGCAGCGGTTACCGATAGCGTGAATAGTTGTGGAATAGCCGTTTTCGGCAGCGCAGAGCATAGTTGCATACAATTCTTCGTCTGAATAGCGTAAGATACCGTTTCCGCCACTTGGATAATTTGCGTACATTGCTGCAGTTTGTGAGCCCAAACTGCCATCACCGAATAGTTTTAATCCTCCCGGTTTGTAAAATTCATCTCCCTCGTAACTCTTTTTTCCTTCTTGCAGCACCTTTTCGTAATCCTCATAGTAAAAATGCCAGCAAAAACGGAATTTCTTTCCCTGTTCCTGGCTTATCAGCATCAGGTCTCTGCTGCTAATGCTTTCCATACTATTAAATCCTGTCAAACCTATAGGATAAATAGTTTCCACGGTATCTGCAATGGCTTGGATAAGCAATTTCTCATCAGGATAAATAATGTAGGGGTCAATTAGTTCGTTGGCTTTTTCCAGAAGAATTCCTGTAAGCTCTCCTGCATTGTTACGCTCTATTAAACCGCCCGCGGGATTAGGTGTATTATTATCTATACCGGCTATTTTCAGGGCTAAGGAATTGCAGAGTTCGCTGTGGTAATCCTTACTCATTAAAGCAACTGGGATATCAGGATATAGAGCATCCAGAAATTGGCAGTTTAACTCCTCTGGATGAGCTAAAGTATTTCTGTTCCATCCATAACCAAGAATCCATTGAGGTTGATGAGAGAGCTTCTTTCTATAAGCAACCAGATAATTGTATATTTCGTCTATTGTATTGCAATGGGATAAGTTTACCAGAATTCTCCCTTTTGCATATTCCACAAAATGCGTATGCGCATCAATAAAAGCGGGCAAGAGCAGTCGCTTTTTCAGGTCTATAATCGTATAAGCGGATTTTGCCTGGAGGATGCAGTCCTGTAATGTTCCCATACCGGCAATTCTGTTCTTTCTCACTAACACGGATTGCTCAGCGAACCTTTTTTGCTTTGTATTCAGCACAAAGCCGTTAGTAAATATATATTCTTTCATTTTCTTAGCTCTAATGTAAACCAGATATTAACAAGTGAACGGGTTAAAGAATCAACAAGGGTATTGAAAAGAGGATAAAGTGAAGATGAAGACATAGTTTAGATATTTTGCCCAATCCAGAGAAAATCCCATATTCTTCACATTTTCTATAGGTTACGAACAGGAAATAAGAGAGAAGTCATATATTCCTTAAAAAAGCTCTTCTTGCTAATATCTGTTCATTCCGGTGCAACTATCATATTCTTAGTGCCTGTTCCAATTCTACTGCTTTATCGGTTTTATTGTCTCTATATTTAATGATAATCGGG
Protein-coding sequences here:
- a CDS encoding amidohydrolase family protein; this encodes MKEYIFTNGFVLNTKQKRFAEQSVLVRKNRIAGMGTLQDCILQAKSAYTIIDLKKRLLLPAFIDAHTHFVEYAKGRILVNLSHCNTIDEIYNYLVAYRKKLSHQPQWILGYGWNRNTLAHPEELNCQFLDALYPDIPVALMSKDYHSELCNSLALKIAGIDNNTPNPAGGLIERNNAGELTGILLEKANELIDPYIIYPDEKLLIQAIADTVETIYPIGLTGFNSMESISSRDLMLISQEQGKKFRFCWHFYYEDYEKVLQEGKKSYEGDEFYKPGGLKLFGDGSLGSQTAAMYANYPSGGNGILRYSDEELYATMLCAAENGYSTTIHAIGNRCVKQVIDCALRLKATGRFKQLFNRIEHIQAIRNEDIPLLQKSGLFASLQPIHIANDVPLIKKHWKESKEQAYSLKSIITAGIPYAFGSDTPVETINPFQGIYCALERRTDNNPALPQFRPEQSLTAIEAILGYTIGAAKSSKSEKERGSIENGKLADLLVIRDYRNYPASFWLEAKSELTMLDGKIVWQED